One window of the Deinococcus cellulosilyticus NBRC 106333 = KACC 11606 genome contains the following:
- a CDS encoding recombinase family protein, translated as MSSDSKTPTGPRVGYARVSTRDQNLDSQIDALKAAGCRRIFKDTLTGSKADRPGLGEALNYLREGDTLVVWKLDRLGRSLQNLIETVKLLEARGIHLLVLTEGINTNSANGLLFFHIFGALAEFEREVIRERTHAGLQAARARGRKGGRKPSLSPEKQKMALELLSNPEHRIKDVAQGLGVSERTLFRLRQQMSKDDSET; from the coding sequence ATGAGTTCTGACAGCAAAACCCCCACCGGCCCCAGGGTTGGCTACGCCCGGGTCTCCACCCGGGACCAGAACCTGGATTCCCAGATCGATGCCCTCAAAGCTGCGGGGTGTCGGCGGATCTTCAAGGACACCCTCACCGGGTCCAAGGCAGACCGGCCAGGGCTGGGAGAAGCCCTGAACTATTTGCGTGAAGGGGACACCCTGGTGGTCTGGAAACTCGACCGACTCGGTCGGAGCTTGCAGAACCTCATTGAAACAGTGAAACTGCTGGAAGCCAGGGGAATTCATCTGTTGGTGTTGACTGAGGGCATCAACACCAACAGTGCCAATGGTCTGCTGTTCTTCCACATTTTCGGTGCCCTGGCGGAATTCGAGCGGGAAGTGATTCGTGAGCGTACCCATGCTGGGTTGCAGGCAGCACGGGCCAGAGGTCGTAAAGGGGGACGCAAGCCCAGCCTGAGTCCAGAGAAACAGAAGATGGCACTGGAACTGTTGAGCAATCCAGAGCACCGCATCAAAGATGTGGCCCAGGGGCTTGGGGTATCAGAGCGCACCCTGTTTCGCCTGCGTCAACAGATGTCAAAAGACGACTCAGAGACTTAG